A part of Caldicellulosiruptor owensensis OL genomic DNA contains:
- the nadC gene encoding carboxylating nicotinate-nucleotide diphosphorylase, with translation MLNFLVIDKIIKDALVEDMPYGDITTDLLIPQESTSIAVLLAKENGILCGIDVAKRVFEILDGNIKFEKLKADGEFINKGDVLAKIDGSTRAILKGERLALNLLQRMSGIATFTNMLAQKIKGYKATVTDTRKTIPLLRMLDKYAVFVGGGKNHRYSLSDAVLIKDNHIKAVGSITEAVKRAKENIPHTMKVEVEVRNMQEFEEALSAGADIIMLDHFTVDEMRKAIEKAEGRVLIEASGNVNVDNIEEIAKTGVDIISVGSITHSVKSLDISLDFVD, from the coding sequence ATGCTGAATTTTTTAGTTATTGATAAAATTATAAAAGATGCACTGGTAGAGGATATGCCATATGGGGATATTACTACAGACTTATTAATTCCACAAGAGAGTACGTCGATTGCTGTTTTATTGGCTAAAGAGAATGGAATTTTATGTGGGATAGATGTGGCAAAGAGGGTATTTGAGATACTAGATGGCAACATAAAATTTGAAAAGTTAAAAGCTGATGGAGAATTTATAAACAAGGGTGATGTTTTGGCTAAAATAGATGGTAGCACCCGGGCAATCTTGAAGGGCGAAAGGCTTGCTTTAAATTTGTTGCAAAGGATGAGCGGGATTGCAACATTTACAAATATGCTTGCGCAAAAGATAAAAGGATACAAAGCAACTGTAACTGACACGAGAAAGACCATTCCGCTTTTGAGAATGCTCGATAAATATGCCGTTTTTGTTGGTGGTGGCAAAAATCACAGGTATTCCTTGTCTGATGCGGTACTAATTAAGGATAATCACATAAAGGCTGTTGGTAGTATAACAGAAGCTGTTAAGAGGGCCAAGGAAAATATTCCACATACTATGAAGGTTGAAGTAGAAGTGCGTAATATGCAGGAGTTTGAAGAAGCACTTTCGGCTGGAGCAGATATAATTATGCTTGATCATTTCACAGTTGATGAGATGAGAAAGGCTATTGAAAAAGCTGAAGGAAGAGTTTTGATAGAAGCATCAGGAAATGTAAATGTTGATAACATAGAGGAGATTGCAAAAACAGGTGTTGACATTATTTCTGTTGGGAGCATTACGCATTCAGTAAAAAGCCTTGATATTAGCCTTGATTTTGTAGATTAA